One Nostoc punctiforme PCC 73102 DNA window includes the following coding sequences:
- a CDS encoding ShlB/FhaC/HecB family hemolysin secretion/activation protein: protein MRKETETGIKPKTITQKSIVCFSHQLNTWQSLAITRWNKHSFSFQCGLLILPAVWIVTANGLRATANILTPDSTQKSIQSELQIVQASETAPENNPNQAEPNPQPETPQRIRVRKIQVVDSTVFNENDFNPVVKPFEERDLTLEEIRQAADAITQLYLNKGYINSRAVPDIQQPSTADGVVVIRVIEGRLTDIEIEGTRRLNPSYVRSRIQLGAGTPLNTSKLEDQLKLLRLDPLFTNIEARLRPTGKVGQSVLIVRVEEANPLTGSLGVDNYSPPSIGAERLGIELRDRNLTGMGDELAGSYYHTLSGGSDAFDFSYQIPVNAMNGKVQIRTAFNRNEITEAPFDAFGIRANQDLYEINYRQPLMRSPREEFALSLGFTYQDGQTFLFENLATPFGIGTDANGVSRTSVIKFGQDYTKREPQGAWFLRSQFNFGIDVLDATINNDPIPDGRFFSWLGQIQRVQQLSADHLLLIQADLQLTPDSLLPSQQFVIGGGQSVRGYRQNIRSGDNGFRVAIEDRFTVQRNESGLSIIQLAPFLDMGSVWNQSNNPNRLPDQTFLVGAGLGLLWNQAMGIDNLFLRLDYGFPFIDLSDRGNNAQDDGFYFSLRYQP from the coding sequence ATGAGAAAAGAAACAGAAACTGGCATTAAGCCGAAAACAATTACTCAGAAAAGCATTGTCTGTTTCTCTCATCAGTTAAATACTTGGCAAAGTCTAGCAATTACTAGATGGAATAAGCACAGCTTCAGTTTTCAGTGTGGCTTGCTAATTCTGCCTGCGGTCTGGATTGTAACTGCAAATGGACTGAGAGCTACGGCGAATATATTGACACCAGACTCAACCCAAAAGAGTATTCAGTCAGAGTTACAAATAGTACAGGCATCAGAAACTGCCCCGGAAAATAACCCCAATCAAGCCGAACCAAATCCCCAACCAGAAACACCACAACGAATTCGGGTTCGCAAAATCCAGGTTGTAGATAGCACAGTTTTTAATGAAAATGACTTTAATCCAGTTGTCAAACCCTTTGAAGAACGGGACTTAACTTTAGAAGAAATCAGACAAGCCGCAGATGCTATTACCCAGCTTTACTTAAATAAAGGCTATATAAATTCCAGAGCAGTTCCAGACATTCAGCAACCTAGTACCGCCGATGGTGTTGTGGTAATTCGGGTAATTGAAGGGCGTTTGACAGACATTGAGATCGAAGGGACGCGACGATTAAATCCATCTTATGTTCGTAGTCGCATCCAATTAGGTGCCGGTACTCCTCTGAATACTAGTAAGCTCGAAGATCAACTGAAACTGTTGCGACTCGATCCCTTATTTACAAATATAGAAGCACGTCTGCGTCCAACGGGTAAGGTTGGTCAAAGTGTTCTCATTGTCAGAGTTGAAGAGGCCAACCCTTTAACTGGTAGCTTGGGTGTAGATAATTATTCGCCTCCGAGTATTGGTGCGGAAAGATTGGGTATTGAACTGCGCGATCGCAATTTAACCGGGATGGGAGATGAGTTAGCCGGCTCCTATTACCACACCCTCTCTGGTGGTTCCGATGCCTTTGATTTTAGCTATCAAATTCCTGTGAACGCGATGAATGGCAAAGTGCAGATTAGAACCGCATTTAATCGCAACGAAATCACTGAGGCACCCTTTGATGCTTTTGGCATTCGCGCCAACCAGGATCTTTATGAAATTAATTATCGTCAACCATTGATGCGATCGCCAAGAGAAGAATTTGCCCTATCTTTGGGATTTACCTATCAAGATGGTCAAACCTTCCTCTTCGAAAACCTGGCAACCCCCTTTGGCATTGGGACTGATGCCAATGGCGTTAGCCGCACCAGTGTAATTAAATTTGGTCAAGACTATACTAAGCGCGAACCTCAAGGAGCTTGGTTTTTGCGATCGCAATTTAATTTTGGTATTGACGTATTAGATGCAACTATCAACAATGACCCCATACCCGATGGTCGCTTTTTCAGTTGGTTGGGTCAAATACAGCGCGTGCAGCAACTCAGCGCCGATCATCTGTTACTTATCCAAGCAGACTTGCAGCTAACACCAGATAGCCTTTTACCCTCCCAGCAATTCGTTATTGGCGGTGGACAGTCTGTAAGGGGATATCGGCAAAATATCCGCTCAGGGGATAATGGATTTCGTGTAGCGATCGAAGATCGGTTCACAGTCCAGCGTAATGAATCTGGATTATCCATAATTCAACTTGCGCCATTTCTGGATATGGGATCTGTATGGAATCAGTCTAATAATCCCAATCGGCTGCCCGATCAAACTTTTTTGGTGGGTGCAGGCTTAGGATTATTATGGAATCAGGCAATGGGAATTGATAATCTGTTTTTACGGCTCGATTATGGATTTCCATTTATCGATCTGAGCGATCGCGGCAATAACGCTCAGGATGATGGCTTTTACTTTAGCCTTCGCTATCAACCTTAG
- a CDS encoding pentapeptide repeat-containing protein has protein sequence MKNYADKQEFILSQITNKYFQRRDFSGCDLSGIDLKGIDLNGVNFIGADLRGANLCGCILTRANLSGANLMQASLHEANLYEASLCEANLTNADLTRANLCGTFLWRAKFTGSNLWGASLCDVDLREADLSEAKLIEASLIEANLVRANLTGAKLCGAKLLEANLTEANLTGADLTWANLTKANLSQANLWETNLIYARFRDTIMPDGTIKQPQIVIY, from the coding sequence ATGAAAAATTATGCTGATAAGCAGGAATTTATATTAAGTCAAATCACAAACAAGTATTTTCAACGCCGAGATTTCAGTGGATGTGACTTGAGTGGAATTGACCTAAAAGGAATTGATTTAAATGGTGTTAATTTCATCGGAGCAGATTTAAGGGGTGCAAATTTGTGTGGCTGTATTCTTACTCGTGCTAATTTAAGTGGTGCAAATTTGATGCAAGCTAGCTTACATGAAGCTAATCTGTATGAAGCCTCTTTGTGTGAAGCTAATTTGACTAATGCTGATTTAACACGAGCAAATTTGTGTGGAACTTTCTTATGGCGGGCGAAATTCACAGGTAGTAATCTTTGGGGTGCTTCTTTATGCGATGTAGATTTGAGAGAAGCAGACTTAAGTGAAGCCAAATTAATTGAAGCATCATTGATTGAAGCTAACTTAGTTAGAGCAAATCTCACAGGGGCAAAGTTATGTGGAGCAAAATTACTAGAAGCTAATTTAACTGAGGCTAACTTAACTGGTGCAGATTTGACATGGGCAAATTTAACTAAGGCAAACTTGAGTCAAGCAAACCTTTGGGAGACAAACCTGATTTATGCGAGGTTCCGGGATACTATCATGCCTGATGGCACAATTAAACAACCTCAGATAGTTATTTATTAA